The Streptomyces sp. NBC_00569 genomic sequence GGAGCTCTGCAACGGCTTCTACTCGCAGACCAACTCGGTCAACCACATGACCCACCAGGTCGTGACCCGCACCACGGCCAAGACCGAGTATGTCCTCGGTCTGGTGTCGCTCCTCACCGAGGCCATCGGCATCGAGCAGTTCGGCCACGTCCAGGAGGACGTGGCCGAGATCATCACCACGCTGGAGACGCTGCGCGCCTTCCTGCGCGCCGCGGAGGCCGACGCCGAACTCAACGAGTACGGCGTGCTCACCCCGGCCTGGGCGCCGCTCAACGCCGCCCGCAACCTCTATCCCAAGCTCTACCAGCGCTTCCCGGCGATCCTGCGCAAGCTCGGCGCCTCCGGCCTGATGGCCACGCCGACCGAACTGGACGTCAACGGCCCCGCCGCCGCCGACATCGAGGCCTACCTGCAGTCGGCCACGCTGACGGGCGCGGAGCGCGTCAAGCTCTTCCGCCTGGTGTGGGACACCTGCATCTCCGCCTTCTCCAGCCGGCAGGCCCTGTACGAGTACTATTTCTTCGGCGACCCGGTGCGGATGGCCGGTGCCTACGTGAAGTCGTACGACCGCGAGCCCTACAAGGCCAAGGTGCAGGCCTTCTTGGACCAGCACAGCCTGGAGCGCTCGTGATGACGCACCCGCTCGGCAATCCTCCCTCGAAGATCATCGCGGTTCACCTCAACTACCCCAGCCGCGCCCGGGAACGGGGACGCATCCCCGCCCACCCGTCCTACTTCCTCAAGCCGCCCTCGTCCCTCGCGGGCACCAAGGACGCCCTCGTGCGTCCGCAGGGCTGCGAACTCCTGGGCTTCGAGGGGGAGATCGCCCTGGTGATCGGCTCGCGCGCCCAGCGGGTGAGCCCTGAGGATGCCTGGGAGTACGTGCGCTGGGTGACCGCGGCCAATGACGCGGGGGTCTACGACCTGCGCTACGCGGACCGCGGCTCCAACCTCCGCTCCAAGGGGGCCGACGGGCTCACGCCGCTCGGCCCGCGACTCCTCGACGCCCGCCAACTCGACCCGGCCGCACTTCAGTTGCGTTCCTGGGTCAACGGTGAGCTGGTCCAGGACGACACCACGGACACCCTCCTGTTCCCCTTCGGGCAGCTGATCGCCGACCTGTCGCGCCTCGTCACGCTGGAGCCGGGGGACGTCATCCTCACCGGCACCCCGGCCGGCGCCTCCGTCGCCTCACCGGGGGATGTGGTGGAGGTCGAGGTCCGCGGCAGCGGCCTGTCCACGGGCCGTCTGCGCAACCCCGTCGCCGCCGGGCCCGCCCTGGAGGCGTACGGAGCGATGCCCAGGGCGGACGAGGTGGAGCGCGAGGCGGCGTACGGCACCGCCTACACGCCAACCCCCCTGCTAGCAAAGGGGCTTGAGGACGGGCTGCGGTCGGTTGCCGTCGCCACCCTCAGCGCACAGCTCCGCTCCCGCGGACTGCCGCACATGAGCATCGACGGCGTCCGCCCCACGCTGCCGGGCCAGAAGATGGTGGGCGTCGCCCACACCCTTCGCTACCTGCCCCTGCGCGAGGACCTCTTCAAGAAGTACGGCGCCGGCATGAACGCCCAGAAGCGGGCGATCGAGGAGCTGCGGCCCGGCCATGTACTCGTCATGGACGCCCGCCGCGACACCTCGGCCGGCACCCTCGGTGACATCCTCGCGCTGCGCGCCCAGACGCGCGGCGCGGCCGGGGTTGTCACCGACGGCGGCCTGCGTGACAGCGCCGCGGTCACCGATCTGGGCCTGCCGGTGTACCACGGGGGTGAGCACCCCTCGGTCCTGGGCCGCCGCCATGTGCCGTGGGACTCCGGCGTGCCCATCGCCTGCGGTGGAGCCCTGGTCCAGCCCGGCGACCTGATCGTCGGCGACGCGGACGGCGTCGTGGTCGTACCGCTCGACCTCGCGGAGGAGCTGATCGCCGACTGCCAGGAGCAGGAGCTGCGCGAACAGTTCATCACCGAGCAGGTGCGCGCCGGGCACAGCGTGGACGGCCTCTACCCCCTCGGACCTGAGTGGAGCGAGCCGTTCGAGCTGTGGCGCCGCAGCCGCACGCACGACACATCCGACACTTCTGACTCTTCGTACGCCCCGCATGCCTCGCAAGGAGATTCCGCATGAAGTTCCGCAGCGATCCCGCCGTCATACGGGGATCCATCGCCCCTGTCGTCACCCCGTTCACCGACGAGGGCGCTGTCGACCATGAGGGCCTGCGCTCGCTGATCCGCTTCCAGCTGGATTCCGGCTCGCACGGCATCTCGCTCGGCGGCTCCACCGGTGAGCCGAGCGCGCAGACCGTCGCCGAGCGGATTGCCGGCATGCGGACGGCGGTCGAGGAGATCGGG encodes the following:
- a CDS encoding fumarylacetoacetate hydrolase family protein, which produces MTHPLGNPPSKIIAVHLNYPSRARERGRIPAHPSYFLKPPSSLAGTKDALVRPQGCELLGFEGEIALVIGSRAQRVSPEDAWEYVRWVTAANDAGVYDLRYADRGSNLRSKGADGLTPLGPRLLDARQLDPAALQLRSWVNGELVQDDTTDTLLFPFGQLIADLSRLVTLEPGDVILTGTPAGASVASPGDVVEVEVRGSGLSTGRLRNPVAAGPALEAYGAMPRADEVEREAAYGTAYTPTPLLAKGLEDGLRSVAVATLSAQLRSRGLPHMSIDGVRPTLPGQKMVGVAHTLRYLPLREDLFKKYGAGMNAQKRAIEELRPGHVLVMDARRDTSAGTLGDILALRAQTRGAAGVVTDGGLRDSAAVTDLGLPVYHGGEHPSVLGRRHVPWDSGVPIACGGALVQPGDLIVGDADGVVVVPLDLAEELIADCQEQELREQFITEQVRAGHSVDGLYPLGPEWSEPFELWRRSRTHDTSDTSDSSYAPHASQGDSA